One stretch of Phaeodactylum tricornutum CCAP 1055/1 chromosome 9, whole genome shotgun sequence DNA includes these proteins:
- a CDS encoding predicted protein, with amino-acid sequence MCLLTRNTFAVIALLSFCTATALLHIYASASTAFDYSDALYVPQWVTGSVSRATGKCAVNLFGLPRAFRSLVLPSLVENVIRPNALHHCDYFVHYFNLTHEKAGRSGAGGRINPDEILFLKEAVHNLSSESVVKFRYDQEQAFWDQYQPLIDRVRTANDTDGRYLYFPWRDKSYVYTLTTDNIIKMWHSIQSAWELMTEHEGATSKRYDRVAMLRSDVVYMTPIDVFKVNRQPLRTGDKVAVVPAFGRHPVNDRMIMGPRHAVEIWAAERFDRLETHVQFVQEKHPGWGMHSERFINWTIFPTIRNTGTAILEDDYMCFFRARADETVQINDCQDSQERVAASSIMQNLGEDVSERLELVLGRKCLNTTQGSVATRLRCPIEMV; translated from the coding sequence TGCCAGTACAGCGTTCGATTATTCGGATGCGCTGTACGTTCCACAATGGGTCACAGGTTCGGTGTCGAGGGCGACCGGCAAGTGCGCTGTCAACCTGTTTGGGCTCCCCAGAGCTTTCCGCTCCTTGGTTTTGCCATCGCTCGTCGAGAATGTGATTCGTCCTAACGCTCTTCATCATTGCGACTACTTCGTGCACTACTTTAATTTGACGCATGAAAAGGCCGGCCGATCAGGTGCCGGCGGCCGTATTAATCCGGACGAGATACTGTTCCTGAAAGAAGCCGTCCACAACCTTTCATCCGAATCGGTCGTCAAGTTTCGCTACGACCAAGAACAGGCCTTTTGGGATCAATACCAACCGCTTATTGACAGAGTACGGACCGCCAACGATACAGATGGGCGCTATTTGTATTTTCCATGGCGCGATAAGTCATATGTGTACACACTTACAACagacaatatcatcaaaaTGTGGCACAGCATCCAATCGGCTTGGGAATTGATGACGGAGCACGAGGGGGCGACTTCTAAAAGGTACGATCGTGTGGCCATGTTGCGGTCGGACGTGGTGTACATGACTCCAATTGACGTCTTCAAAGTCAACCGACAACCACTCCGTACCGGCGACAAAGTAGCTGTCGTTCCCGCCTTTGGGCGGCACCCCGTCAACGACCGTATGATCATGGGACCACGGCACGCTGTGGAAATATGGGCCGCAGAGCGATTTGACCGGCTCGAGACGCATGTGCAGTTCGTGCAGGAGAAGCATCCGGGGTGGGGTATGCACTCGGAAAGGTTCATCAACTGGACGATCTTCCCGACCATTCGAAACACCGGAACCGCTATTCTAGAAGACGACTATATGTGTTTCTTCCGGGCCCGAGCGGACGAGACGGTACAAATTAATGATTGTCAGGATAGCCAAGAGCGAGTGGCCGCTTCGTCGATCATGCAAAATCTTGGGGAAGACGTGTCTGAACGGTTGGAGTTAGTCCTGGGCCGCAAGTGTCTCAATACAACACAAGGCTCAGTGGCTACAAGGTTGCGATGTCCGATTGAGATGGTATGA
- a CDS encoding predicted protein, translating to MGLNKQSVAVILLVACSIARTVLHFQTFSNLSLQQVRSTAYSPEVDKRQIRDDTSLFRSGQRFRPKNSGESAATGKCAINLFGLPRAFQSLVLPSLVQSVIRPNALHNCDYFVHYYYLTYEKEGRANSGGRLDPDEILLLKQAVHNVSPNSIVEFRYDQEQAFWDQYQPLIDRIRTVNDTDGHYLYFPWRDKSYLYTLTTDNIVKMWHSIQSAWELMTEHETMKSRRYDRVAMLRSDVVYMTPIDLFQANRQPLRDGAKVAVVPAFGRYPVSDRMIIGPRDAVEIWAAQRFDRLETHVQFVHDKHPGWGMHSERFVKWTIFPAIRETNTTIVEDDFMCFFRARADDTVMIKDCEGNRYQNAAPSIVKNLGKDKIEVLESILGRKCRDRTVALSSSLLQCPAQEAG from the coding sequence ATGGGATTGAACAAGCAATCGGTGGCTGTCATATTGCTCGTGGCTTGTTCAATTGCCAGGACTGTGCTTCATTTTCAAACATTTTCCAATCTATCACTGCAGCAGGTTCGTAGCACGGCCTACAGCCCAGAGGTTGACAAACGACAAATTCGAGATGACACCAGTTTGTTTCGGTCAGGCCAGCGTTTTCGTCCGAAAAACAGCGGAGAGTCCGCTGCTACAGGAAAATGCGCCATCAATCTGTTCGGGCTACCCAGAGCCTTTCAATCCTTAGTGTTACCCTCGTTGGTACAGAGTGTGATTCGTCCCAACGCACTCCACAACTGTGACTATTTTGTACACTACTACTacttgacgtatgaaaaGGAGGGACGGGCCAATTCCGGAGGCCGCCTTGATCCGGACGAGATATTGCTGCTGAAGCAAGCTGTCCACAATGTTTCGCCCAACTCGATCGTCGAGTTTCGCTACGACCAAGAACAGGCCTTTTGGGATCAATACCAGCCGCTCATTGATAGAATACGGACCGTCAACGATACAGATGGACATTATTTGTACTTTCCGTGGCGTGACAAGTCGTATTTGTATACACTCACCACTGATAATATTGTCAAAATGTGGCACAGCATCCAATCGGCTTGGGAGCTAATGACGGAACACGAGACAATGAAGTCTCGACGATATGATCGTGTGGCCATGTTGCGGTCGGACGTGGTGTATATGACCCCAATCGACCTTTTCCAAGCCAATCGGCAGCCTCTCCGAGATGGCGCCAAAGTAGCTGTCGTTCCTGCCTTTGGGCGGTATCCTGTCAGTGATCGCATGATTATTGGACCACGAGACGCTGTGGAAATATGGGCCGCACAGCGATTTGACCGGCTTGAGACCCATGTGCAATTTGTGCATGACAAGCATCCGGGATGGGGTATGCACTCAGAAAGGTTCGTCAAGTGGACAATCTTTCCAGCTATTCGAGAAACAAATACAACTATTGTCGAAGACGACTTTATGTGTTTCTTCCGCGCTCGTGCAGATGACACAGTAATGATTAAGGATTGTGAGGGGAATAGATATCAGAACGCTGCCCCGTCTATTGTGAAGAATCTTGGGAAAGACAAGATCGAAGTGTTGGAGTCTATTCTGGGGCGGAAGTGTCGAGACAGGACGGTAGCTCTGTCCTCTTCGCTCTTGCAATGCCCGGCTCAGGAAGCTGGGTGA